In Salmo salar chromosome ssa03, Ssal_v3.1, whole genome shotgun sequence, a single genomic region encodes these proteins:
- the LOC106601203 gene encoding G-protein coupled receptor family C group 5 member D has protein sequence MHTKQNKRMVFPFQTHKSLFLILLFNVPLPSTCQATLNASTLNQTIPPSAATSSKAIPNISANNPTVKSIINRGTTSFLQRNSSSNSTSQDAILGCGADLDPVYSYLCDRQAAWGIVVESLASLGFVVSSGLLVGLLFWTLWMCVSSRQRRGIGGSVASMALFLLSTAGVFALTFAFVIRLTTQTCPTRLFLFGVLFSLAFSCLLAHCLALLGFSVARGWGEAGVALALFTLQVVIATEWLIIVLLRDGQPCQYFQGEFVMLLIYVLVLLAAGLVLSLCCLCSSCLTYSYSYSGGSRRQTQVQATLLCLTLLLSAAIWVVWIALLTRGNMEMGRRPQWDDPVLSIALVANGWVLLLGHGLAQVVLLCRWEASSKEGPLDFGGWTSPNANLPGLGNLIEGRENRSFENDGRKQDPVFQSPYESGFSMTEIDPDKDYSIPRPQTTNISEPYDVYYGHSLSD, from the exons AtgcatacaaaacaaaacaaaaggatGGTCTTTCCATTCCAGACACACAAATCTCTTTTTCTCATCCTACTATTCAATGTCCCACTTCCCAGCACATGTCAGGCCACACTGAATGCCAGCACCCTCAACCAAACCATCCCTCCCAGTGCTGCCACTAGCTCTAAGGCTATCCCCAATATCTCCGCTAACAATCCCACTGTAAAATCCATTATCAACCGAGGCACCACTTCCTTCCTCCAGCGCAACTCTTCCTCAAACTCTACTTCCCAGGATGCAATCCTGGGGTGTGGGGCGGATCTGGACCCCGTGTACTCCTACCTGTGTGACCGTCAGGCGGCGTGGGGTATCGTGGTGGAGAGCCTGGCCTCACTGGGTTTTGTGGTCAGTTCAGGGCTGCTGGTGGGGCTGCTGTTCTGGACCCTGTGGATGTGTGTGTCGTCCCGCCAGCGCAGGGGCATTGGGGGGAGCGTAGCCTCCATGGCTTTGTTCCTGCTCAGCACGGCGGGGGTCTTCGCCCTGACCTTTGCCTTCGTCATCCGCCTCACCACCCAGACATGCCCCACGCGCCTCTTCCTGTTCGGGGTGCTGTTCTCCCTGGCTTTCTCCTGCCTGCTGGCACACTGCCTGGCCCTGCTGGGCTTCTCTGTGGCCCGGGGCTGGGGGGAGGCTGGGGTGGCCCTGGCCCTCTTCACCCTCCAGGTGGTCATCGCTACAGAGTGGCTGATCATTGTGCTGCTGCGGGACGGCCAGCCCTGCCAGTACTTCCAGGGGGAGTTTGTCATGTTGCTCATCTACGTGCTGGTTCTGCTGGCCGCCGGCCTGGTCCTCTCCCTGTGCTGCCTCTGCAGCTCCTGTCTCACCTACAGCTACAGCTACAGCGGGGGCAGCCGCCGACAGACCCAGGTCCAGGCCACGCTGCTCTGCCTCACcctgctgctgtctgctgccaTCTGGGTGGTGTGGATCGCCCTGCTGACCCGGGGTAACATGGAGATGGGCCGGCGGCCGCAGTGGGATGACCCGGTGCTGAGTATAGCCCTGGTGGCCAACGGCTGGGTCCTGCTGCTGGGCCACGGACTAGCCCAAGTGGTTCTCCTCTGCAGGTGGGAGGCCAGCTCAAAGGAGGGCCCCCTAGACTTTGGCGGATGGACCAGTCCCAACGCCAACCTGCCAGGGCTGGGGAACCTGATAgaagggagggagaacagaagcTTTGAGAACGACG GCAGAAAACAAGACCCCGTTTTCCAATCACCATATGAGTCTGGATTCTCAATGACA GAAATAGATCCTGACAAAGATTACTCCATCCCTCGTCCTCAGACCACCAACATCAGCGAGCCCTATGATGTATACTATGGACACAGCCTGTCTGATTAA